The following are encoded together in the Microtus pennsylvanicus isolate mMicPen1 chromosome 8, mMicPen1.hap1, whole genome shotgun sequence genome:
- the Lpar5 gene encoding lysophosphatidic acid receptor 5 codes for MMPQPSFSSHLDTMFANSSVNASSTNSPVPQCRDYRGTHRLHMVVYSLVLATGLPLNALALWVFLRVLRINSVVSVYMCNLAASDLLFTLSLPLRLSYYARHHWPFPDFLCQTSGAIFQMNMYGSCIFLMLINVDRYAAIVHPLRLRHLRRPHVARRVCLGVWALILLCAVPAARVHSPSSCRYENSTVSLCFESFSDQLWKGGLLPLLLLAETLGFLLPLAAVVYSSGRVFWTLARPDATQSHRRQKTVRLLLINLIIFLLCFVPYNATLAVYGLLRANLVESSLEARDQVRGVLMVMVLLAGANCVLDPLVYYFSAEGFRNTLRNLGTALQTRPLTTNGARGVLTEPPSETTQNTGQDATSQGLLQPGNLETHITQSPQDSAL; via the coding sequence ATGATGCCTCAGCCTAGTTTCTCTTCCCACTTGGACACGATGTTTGCCAATTCTTCAGTCAATGCCTCTTCTACCAACAGCCCTGTGCCCCAGTGCCGTGACTATCGGGGCACGCACCGTCTGCATATGGTGGTCTACAGCCTGGTGTTGGCGACTGGTCTCCCTCTCAATGCTCTGGCTCTATGGGTCTTCCTGCGTGTGCTGCGCATAAACTCGGTGGTGAGCGTGTACATGTGTAACCTGGCAGCCAGCGACCTGCTCTTCACCCTGTCACTGCCCCTGCGCCTCTCCTACTATGCACGGCACCACTGGCCCTTCCCGGACTTCCTGTGCCAGACGTCGGGCGCCATCTTCCAGATGAACATGTACGGCAGCTGTATCTTTCTGATGCTCATCAACGTGGACCGCTACGCGGCCATCGTGCACCCGCTGCGACTGCGCCACCTGCGGCGGCCCCACGTGGCGCGGCGGGTCTGCCTAGGCGTCTGGGCGCTCATCCTGCTGTGCGCAGTGCCCGCCGCCCGCGTGCACAGCCCGTCCTCCTGCAGGTACGAGAACAGCACCGTGAGCCTGTGCTTCGAGAGTTTCAGCGATCAGCTGTGGAAGGGCgggctgctgccgctgctgctgctggctgagACCCTGGGTTTTCTGCTGCCCTTGGCGGCTGTCGTCTATTCGTCGGGCCGGGTCTTCTGGACGCTGGCGAGGCCTGACGCCACTCAAAGCCATCGGCGCCAGAAGACCGTGCGCCTCCTTCTGATCAACCTCATCATCTTCCTGCTGTGCTTCGTGCCCTACAACGCCACGTTGGCTGTGTACGGGCTGCTGCGGGCCAACCTGGTGGAATCCAGCCTTGAGGCCCGCGATCAGGTGCGCGGTGTGCTGATGGTAATGGTGCTGCTGGCCGGTGCCAACTGCGTGCTGGATCCGCTGGTGTACTACTTCAGTGCCGAGGGTTTCCGAAACACCCTTCGCAACCTGGGCACCGCGCTCCAGACGAGGCCTCTGACTACCAATGGAGCTCGAGGGGTGCTCACCGAACCACCCTCAGAAACCACCCAAAACACCGGGCAGGACGCCACCAGTCAGGGGTTACTCCAGCCTGGCAATCTGGAAACACACATCACCCAGAGCCCCCAGGATTCAGCCCTCTGA